One window of the Saccopteryx bilineata isolate mSacBil1 chromosome 2, mSacBil1_pri_phased_curated, whole genome shotgun sequence genome contains the following:
- the RPUSD4 gene encoding pseudouridylate synthase RPUSD4, mitochondrial, which produces MVASARRAARLWVRGSGRRVGSLLSFIVKPFCIAAAASGPLDAQQLAERLRAQKQEQKTKKAPVLTNSVQRRVQELVRFTQQLQRVHPNVLAKALSRGIVHQDKDLVVIDKPYGLPVHGGPGVQLCISDVLPILAKILHGHKAESLHLCHRLDKETTGVMVLAWEKEVAHQVQELFRTRQVAKKYWAITVHVPVPSAGVVDIPIVEKQVSGQHQHHKMTLSPSYRMDNGKVVRARTSRNAHLAVTQYQVLSSTASSALLELQPITGIKHQLRVHLSFGLDCPILGDHKYSDWNRLAPQKLPAGTLKKLGLPQSKARHIPLHLHARQLVLPALGSREEELSLVCKLPRYFVRSVSRLGLQMPSQGQNRDGKAGHRGAQ; this is translated from the exons ATGGTGGCGTCCGCCCGTAGAGCGGCGCGCCTCTGGGTCCGGGGTTCCGGCCGGCGGGTGGGGAGTCTTCTTTCTTTCATCGTGAAGCCTTTTTGTAtcgctgctgctgcctctgggcCCCTGGATGCCCAGCAGTTAGCGGAGAGGCTCCGAGCCCAGAAACAGGAGCAAAAGACGAAGAAGGCGCCG GTGCTCACAAACTCCGTCCAGCGGAGAGTGCAGGAACTAGTGCGGTTCACACAGCAGCTGCAGCGAGTCCACCCCAACGTGCTCGCTAAGGCACTAAGCCGAGGGATTGTCCACCAGGACAAGGACCTTGTGGTCATCGATAAGCCCTATGGGCTCCCTGTGCATG GTGGCCCTGGAGTCCAGCTCTGTATCAGTGATGTACTGCCTATCCTGGCAAAGATCCTTCATGGCCACAAGGCAGAGTCACTGCATCTGTGCCATCGGCTGGACAAAGAAACTACAGGTGTAATGGTGTTGGCTTGGGAGAAGGAAGTGGCACACCAAGTCCAGGAGTTGTTTAGAACCCGTCAGGTGGCAAAGAAGTACTG GGCCATCACTGTGCACGTCCCAGTGCCCTCAGCAGGAGTTGTGGATATCCCCATCGTCGAGAAGCAGGTGTCGGGGCAGCATCAGCATCACAAG ATGACACTGTCCCCAAGCTACCGAATGGACAATGGGAAAGTGGTGAGAGCACGGACCAGCCGGAACGCACACTTGGCTGTGACTCAGTACCAGGTGCTAAGCAGCACTGCCTCCTCCGCCCTTTTGGAGCTCCAGCCCATTACTG gaataaaacatCAGCTTCGAGTTCACCTGTCTTTTGGATTGGATTGCCCGATTCTTGGTGATCACAAGTACTCAGACTGGAATAGATTGGCCCCCCAG AAGCTGCCTGCTGGCACTCTGAAGAAGCTGGGGCTGCCGCAGTCAAAGGCCCGCCACATCCCCCTGCACCTGCACGCCCGCCAGCTGGTCCTGCCAGCTCTGGGCTCCAGGGAGGAGGAGCTCAGCTTGGTCTGCAAGCTTCCTCGCTACTTTGTACGCTCTGTGAGCCGCCTGGGCTTACAGATGCCAAGTCAGGGTCAAAACAGGGATGGCAAAGCTGGGCACCGGGGAGCACAGTGA